Proteins co-encoded in one Nicotiana sylvestris chromosome 7, ASM39365v2, whole genome shotgun sequence genomic window:
- the LOC138872994 gene encoding uncharacterized protein: MDRLHPPVFGGERHDDAQDFIDRFRDRLHNIRILESHGVDFTTFQLEGRARRWWQSYVLGRPVGFPPITWGQFALLFLDRYIPPSEREELRYQIEHLEQGQMSVTNYKARFSELSRHALMILPTDAERVRRFVAGLLPRIRSGMAREVEMGTEYQLVVEIAHRIEGYRQRGREQMQQDKRARFSGEFRGAPARGRGQFGRRQPSRTPYSAPPPT; the protein is encoded by the coding sequence ATGGATAGACTTCACCCTCCGGTCTTCGGGGGAGAGCGTCATGATGATGCTCAGGACTTCATAGACAGGTTCCGGGATAGACTGCACAACATAAGGATATTGGAGTCAcatggagttgacttcactactttccagcttgagggcagggcccgtagatggtggcagtcctatgttcttggcaggccagtAGGTTTTCCTCCcatcacttggggtcagttcgCACTATTATTCTTGGACAGGTACATTCCGCCTTCTGAGAGGGAGGAGCTACGGTATCAGATTGAGCatcttgagcagggtcagatgtctgtGACCAATTATaaggcgaggttttctgagttgtctcgccatgcactcatgatacttcccacagATGCAGAGAGAGTGCGGAGATTTGTTGCGGGGTTGCTCCCCCGTATTCGCTCTGGCATGGCCCGAGAGGTAGAGATGGGTACAGAGTATCAGCTAGTGGTTGAGATTGCTCACAGGATAGAGGGATATCgtcagaggggtagagagcagatgcagcaggataagagggctagattctctggagagttcagaggtgccccggcTAGGGGTAGAGGCCAGTTTGGGAGGCGTCAGCCCAGTAGgaccccatattcagcaccaccacctacTTAG